The nucleotide sequence TCAATCCCAATCCAATTAAATCATAGGGATATCGCAGTATCTACTCCCCCTCCCTATTGGGTCGAGGCTGTTTTATATTTACTTCGCATACCCAGGGTTCTGCTCCAACTTAGGATTGTCAGAGATGTTCCACTGTGGGATAGGTAAATATCTGTTGAAGGTTTGGAAGGTACGATCCTCAACCTTACTGGTACCACTGACCACGGCACGCATTGTTGGGTCGGTAACGGCAGTGTTAACAGTACCTGTGATGCGGTTTAACGGACCATTCAATACCGTTTCAGCTACCATCTTACCATTGCTTGTCCAACGTAAGATATCGGCACGACGGAGGCCTTCACCAGCGAACTCTGAGCCACGCTCGCGACGAATCAACTCACGAAGCTTGTCCTTAGTGTTATACTTTGTCTGGTCAACGGCAGGCATACCAACGCGGGTACGTACCTTGTTAATCATTGTATAGACATTTGCTGAAGGACCGTTCAACTCGTTCTCAGCCTCTGCCCATGTCAAGAGTACCTCTGCGTAGCGGAAGACGATAGGGCAAGCCTCTGTATCCCATACGTCAGCATACTGGCTCATTGGGTCTAAGTACTTACGCCATGTGAGCGCAGTCTTAGATGAGTTGGCAGCATTAGTTGGGTAGTTAGGATTCTTCTTACCATTGACATTCTCGTCGAGGGTATTGAAGATAGAACCTTCCCAATCGCAACCAGGATAGAGAATCGTCATTGCCATACGTGGGTCACGACCATGGAAAGGATGCGTTGCATCATAACCAGAACCCGCCTCAGTGATAGTCATACCATTACTCATCTCATAGTTGTCGACACAGTTCTGTGTTGGAACAACTGATGACCAACCACCATCGCCATTGTTATACAACTGTCCGATAGTGCCCAATGGGCGAGTACCGCTCTTATACTGTACGGCAAGGATGATTTCTTTTGAGTCAACACCAGCCAACTTAAAGAGGTTGGTATAGTCAGAATCAAGTTCATACTTACCCAAGTCGATGATAGCCTGAGCAGCATCCTTCGCCTTCTGATAGTCGCCCCAGTAGAGGGCAGCACGCATCTTCATAGCCAAGGCAGCACCCTTTGCGATACGTCCGCGTGCAGCAGGAGACGTATTGATATCAGCAATCGCCTCATCAAGGTCTTTGAACACTAAATCCTTCACTTCTTGCTCCGTATTACGTGGCACGCGTGCCTCCTGAGCACTGGTGAAAGGCTTAACGATTGGCACACCACCATAGAGGAAACCCATGCGGAAATAGTTATAAGCACGGATAGCCTTCACCTGCGCAACGAGGTCTTTCTTTACTGCATCGCTGCTGAAGACACACTTATCAACATTCTCAAGGAAGGTGTTACATCTACCAATGATGGTATAGTCGTAGAACGACCAGCCCGGAGACGATGGTGAGAGCGAACCATTACCGATATTGGTAAAGCCTTCCCAAGGGAAGTTGTTGTACGCAAAGTCAGAGCCAGCGTCCCAATAGAGCAAGGCTGCACCTTCTTCCCAACCATCATAACAGCCCACAAGGAACTTCTCAGCATCGTCGCCCGTCTTCCATGTTGTAGCTGGCGACATTGCATCTTTCGGCACAGTGGTAAGGTAGTCATTACAAGATGTGAGCGCAAGAGCAGCCACACCTGCTAATATATATGTTCTTACTGTTTTCATAATGTATATCGGGTATTTACGGTTAGAATGTGATATTGATACCGATAGAATGTGAACGCAGCAATGGATAAGATGATCCACGCTCGCTGGTTACTTCTGGGTCAATATTGAATGGCAATGCATCGAAGGTAAGGAGGTTTTCACCTGCATAGTAGATACGTACCTTCTCAAGATGAATTGCTTTGAGTGCACTCTTTGGAAGGGTGTAACCCAACTGCAAAGTCTTCAAACGCAAGTAAGCTGTGTTCCACAACCAGAAGGTTGACATAGCACGAGTCATGTCACTTGGGCTGTTTCCTGTCTCGAATACGCGAGGCAACTTAGCATTGTGATTATCCTCTGTCCATGATTCTTTCCACAGTGTTGAAGGGTGGCTGGCATCACCAGAGAACTCACCAAGTACCTCACGGTTGTAGATATGAGATACAGCACCAACACCCTGCCAAATCATAGAGAGGTCTACGTTCTTCCATGTTGCACCAAGGTTGAAGCCGTAAGTAATTGCTGGGATATCCGTGTGGTCGGTGTAGATGCGATCCTTTGAATCGAGCTTACCATCACCGTTTGTATCCTCATAGATAAGGTCACCCGCCATGAACTTACGTCCGAATGGGTTGCCATACTTCGCTGTGTAGTCGTCAGCCTCCTGCTGTGAGTTGAAGAACTTACCTGTTGCCTTGTACATATAATAGCTTCTGTACTGCTGACCGACAGCTGTACGGCGGTTGCGGTCATCCTTATCTTCAATATATTCGGTTCCCTCACCCAAGTAGAGAATCTTATTCTTGTTGTAAGCGAAGTTCGCACCGACATTGATTGTCCAATCCTTGTTCAACTGCTTTGCGTAAGCCAATGAAAGCTCAACACCCTGATTGCGCAATGCACCGATATTATCCTTGTAAGCACCGAGTGCAAACTCTGCAGGAGCAGACACGTTCATGATAATACCCGTAGTCTTGCGGTTATAGTAATCCAACGAACCAGTCAGACCACCGAAGAGGGTAAAGTCAAGACCAACGCCCCATGTAGTAGAACGCTCCCAAGAGATTGTCTCAAGGTGATAGCTACCCTGATAGTAACCCGGAGTGAGCTGTCCACCAAATGGATACTTCGCATTGAGGTTGTAAGTGTTCATCCAAGGATAGTAATCGCTCAAAGCATCCTGATTACCCAACTGACCCCATGATGCACGCAACTTCAAGTTGTTCAACCATGACTTTGAACTCTCCATGAATGGTTCCTCAGAGATACGCCATGCAGCAGAGAATGATGGGAAGAAGCCCCAGCGATGACCCTCAGCAAAGCGTGAAGAAGCATCAGAACGGAAGTTTGCCTCAAAGAGGTAACGACCAGCATAGTCGTAGTTCAGACGACCGAAGTAAGACACCATTGACAGCTCGCGAGTGTTACCAGCGTTCTGCTGTGTCGAAGCATCACCAGCGTTCATATCAGTAAGATCATTGTTAGGGAAGTTCTTACGATACATCCAATCTGGCAGATACTTAAAGCGTTCAGTATGCCAACCGAGCATAGCCTTGAAGTTATGCTTCGCAAATGACTTGTCATAGTTCAGGAACGCATCGAAGGTTGTGCGGTGCCAG is from Prevotella melaninogenica and encodes:
- a CDS encoding RagB/SusD family nutrient uptake outer membrane protein, whose translation is MKTVRTYILAGVAALALTSCNDYLTTVPKDAMSPATTWKTGDDAEKFLVGCYDGWEEGAALLYWDAGSDFAYNNFPWEGFTNIGNGSLSPSSPGWSFYDYTIIGRCNTFLENVDKCVFSSDAVKKDLVAQVKAIRAYNYFRMGFLYGGVPIVKPFTSAQEARVPRNTEQEVKDLVFKDLDEAIADINTSPAARGRIAKGAALAMKMRAALYWGDYQKAKDAAQAIIDLGKYELDSDYTNLFKLAGVDSKEIILAVQYKSGTRPLGTIGQLYNNGDGGWSSVVPTQNCVDNYEMSNGMTITEAGSGYDATHPFHGRDPRMAMTILYPGCDWEGSIFNTLDENVNGKKNPNYPTNAANSSKTALTWRKYLDPMSQYADVWDTEACPIVFRYAEVLLTWAEAENELNGPSANVYTMINKVRTRVGMPAVDQTKYNTKDKLRELIRRERGSEFAGEGLRRADILRWTSNGKMVAETVLNGPLNRITGTVNTAVTDPTMRAVVSGTSKVEDRTFQTFNRYLPIPQWNISDNPKLEQNPGYAK
- a CDS encoding SusC/RagA family TonB-linked outer membrane protein, with the translated sequence MKVSQNRRKHPPFVSGRLAFSFALGLMAFAPSPVLANVDANTSMSVQQQKQSINGVVKDANGDPVIGASILANGTPVGVTDMDGRFSVSVAPGTELKISYVGFATQSVMVRSGVTNYNITLKDENSALSEVVVVGYGTQKKANLSGSVAQLDSKALENRPISNVSSGLQGLLPGITVTGADGAPGLDNGTILVRGVGTLNSATPYILIDGVEAGTLNSLDPEDIASISVLKDASSAAIYGSKASNGVILVTTKRGQNGAPKVSYSGYFGIQNATALMERMNSADAAYYYNKALERSGKAPRFSDEAIKKFRDGSDPYNYPNTDWYDLAFKTAWQNRHNVNITGGNEYVKYLASAGYLKQSSILPNAGREQFNGRANLDMVLSKRITAHLNLSYIQNNYRDASSAYAGGSSDQIIRQLNIIAPWIVYKYEDGTYGTVSDGNPMAWLESGMTVNRNNRNFTGMIGLDYQIIKDLKLTLQGAYVDNSQRYSYFQKFIQYNPNKASDPNKLEIAHYDWHRTTFDAFLNYDKSFAKHNFKAMLGWHTERFKYLPDWMYRKNFPNNDLTDMNAGDASTQQNAGNTRELSMVSYFGRLNYDYAGRYLFEANFRSDASSRFAEGHRWGFFPSFSAAWRISEEPFMESSKSWLNNLKLRASWGQLGNQDALSDYYPWMNTYNLNAKYPFGGQLTPGYYQGSYHLETISWERSTTWGVGLDFTLFGGLTGSLDYYNRKTTGIIMNVSAPAEFALGAYKDNIGALRNQGVELSLAYAKQLNKDWTINVGANFAYNKNKILYLGEGTEYIEDKDDRNRRTAVGQQYRSYYMYKATGKFFNSQQEADDYTAKYGNPFGRKFMAGDLIYEDTNGDGKLDSKDRIYTDHTDIPAITYGFNLGATWKNVDLSMIWQGVGAVSHIYNREVLGEFSGDASHPSTLWKESWTEDNHNAKLPRVFETGNSPSDMTRAMSTFWLWNTAYLRLKTLQLGYTLPKSALKAIHLEKVRIYYAGENLLTFDALPFNIDPEVTSERGSSYPLLRSHSIGINITF